GCACGGACGATCAGACGACCGACCCGCGCCTGACTCGACGCCTGGGCAGCGAGCTCGCGGCCCGCGGCGTCGAGGTCAACGTCGACCTGCGCCCGGACGGCCACGCCATGCTGCGTCAGGCGCGGCACTGGCACCGCGAGACCGCAGCCTTCGTCACCGCCGCCCTCCTCTGACCCGGACGTGGCCAGCCCGACTCGCGGTGGGTTTTTGAGGTCTGTGCGGCCTGTAGACCTCAAGAACCCACCGCAGAACGTTCGTCTGAAGTCCAGCGGTACGTTTTGCGGGTGAGCCAGTCCCGTCGGCAGGTCGTGATCGCCATCCTCGGCGTACTCGTCGCGGCTGCCTGCCTGCGACCGGCGATCACGTCGTTCGGTCCCGTGCTCGACCGGATCGCCGCCGATACCGGACTCAGCGCCGGCGTCTTGGGCATCTTGGGCTCGCTCCCCCTGGTGATGTTTGGTCTTGTCTCACCGTGGGTGCACCGCATGGCCGCCCGACTGGGCACCGAACGTCTGCTCGCGACCGCTCTCGGGATCCTCGCAGTGGGTACGGCGCTGCGCTCCGTCCCCGGAAATGTCCTGCTATGGCTGGGAACTGTACTCATCGGCGGCGCGATTGCGGTCGGCAACGTGCTCGTGCCATCGATCGTCAAGCGCGACTTCGGCAAGCGCATGTCGCTGATGACCTCGCTCTACACGGCCGTCATGGGCGGCATGGCAGCGCTGGCCAGCGGGCTCGCCGTCCCGATCGCCGACGCGACCGGGACCTGGCGGTGGGCGCTTGGCGGCTGGCTCGCGCTGGCCGTCGCCGGCTGTGCGATCTGGACCGTGCGCCCCAACCAGGATGACGTCGACGCGCAGGCGGCGACGTCGGGCAGTACGTCGGTCTGGCGGGTCCCGACTGCCTGGTATGTCTCGCTATTCATGGGGTTCCAGTCGTCGGTCTTCTACATGACGATCACCTGGCTGCCGACCTACGAGACCGACCACGGCTACACCGCCGCGACCGCAGGCTGGCACCTGTTTGCCTACCAGGTCACCGGAATCCTCTGCGGGTTCGCGATCGCCATTCCGCTCGATCGCAGCCGCAGCCAGAGCACGATCGCCGCCGCCGTATCGATCTGGATGGTGCTCGCCGTACTCGGCATGCTCCTCTTCCCCGACGTGATGTGGCTGTGGGCCGTGCTCGGTGGCGTCAGCTCCGGTGCCTCGTTGGTGGTCGCACTCTCGCTCATCGGCCTGCGCAGCCGCACGCACTCCAGCACCGTCCGCCTGTCCGGCATGGCCCAGTCGGTCGGCTACCTGATCGCCGCCGCGGCCACCGTCGGAGCCGGCGCGATCGTCGAGACGTCGTCCAGCCGCGGACTGCTGGTCGCGATGGCGATTATTGCTGCGATACAGACGATCTTCGGCGTACTCGCCGGTCGGGACGTCTACGTCGACGACGCCGTGACCGCTCGAGTCTGAGCCTCACACGCCCGCTGGCGGGCGGTGCGGAGCCCGGCTGATCACCGGCAGACGGCGTAGCCACAGCCAGACGCCGTGCACCCGGATCAGCGCCTGCGTGCGGATCGAGACCAGGGGCAGCCGCGCCGCGGTCAGCAGCCGCCGACTCACTCGGGCCCGCGTCGGCGTGCCGCGGAACGCCGCATGAAACTTCGCCTCGTCGGCTCCGTCGTCGTGCAGCGCGATGCTGATCGCGACATCGTCGGCACGCAGCCGAAACCGCATCCGATAGCGCCCAGCCACCTCATAGAACGGCGAGACGTAAAACTGCTTGCCGACCTCCGCCGGGCCGTCGCGCAGCTCTGCCGGGTCGATGACGTAGGCGTGCCGCTCGCCGTAGGTGTTGTGCACCTCGGCCACGATCCAGACCGGCTGGCCATCGGCCGCGAGGCACCAGTGGACGGTGAGCGGGTTGAAGACATAACCGGCAGTCCGAGGCGCGGTCAAGGTAACGACACGCTGCACCTCGTCGGTCTCGCGACCCTGAAACGTCAGGAACCGCAGGACGTTTTCCTTCAGACTCGCGCCGGGGTCACCCAAATGGTCGGCCGCACGGAAGAGCTCGCGGCCCAGCAGCGAGCGCGGTACGTCGTCCAGATCGATCAGCCAGAGGTACGTCGAGTGTGCGAACTTGTGCGCCACCGCCCCATGTCGCGCATGGCCCACCGTCCCGCGCACGAGCGCGGGAAGGTGCGGCGTGCTCGCGAGACTCACCAATGGACTCCGAAGTGCCGGGCGGCCTCGACACCCGAGCGCGCGCCGTCTTCGTGGAAGCCCCAGCCGTGGTAGGCCCCGGCGTACGCGACCTGCGCCGTGTTCAGCGACGGGAGCTGGCGCTGAGCCTGCACGGATTCCGGTGTATAGATGGGATGCGTGTAGACCATGGTCTCGATCTCGTCGGCGCGGGTCCACGCATCAGACGGGTTGAGCGTGACGAGGAACGGCCGCTCGGCGGGCAGGTGCTGCAGCTTGTTCATCCAGTAGGTGACCGTCGGCAGCTCGTCTTCGCCGTGGCACGAGGACATGCTGTAGTTCCAGGACGCCTGCGCCTGCCGAGCCCGCGGCAGCATCCGGAGGTCTCCGTGCAGCACAGTCTTGTTAGGCGTGTAGCCGAAAGCCCCGAGGACGCGCCGCTCTGCGTCGCTGGGGTTGCCGAGCAGCGCCAGCGCCTCGTCGGCATGCGTCGCGATCACGACCTTGTCGACGTCAGTGTGCTCAGTGCCGTGATGGACCCGGACGACCTCACCGCGCTCGATGCCGCGGACCTCGCTGGCCACGCGCACATCAGGGAGCAGATCGGCGATCTTCTGCACATATACCTGCGATCCACCGACGACGGTGCGCCACTGTGGGCTTCCGCTCAGCGACAGCATCCCGTGATGGCGCAGGAACTCGAAGAGGTAGCGCGCCGGGTACTGCAGCGCACTGCCGTGTCCCGAGGACCACACGCACGTGACGATCGGGATCGCGTAGTGGTTGATGAAGTACGCCGAAAACCCGCGCGACCGCAGCCATTCGCCGTACGGCTGGACATCGTCGTCGAGGCTGTCATGCAGATAGCTGATCGCTGCGCGGTGGAACCGCGGCACCTGCAGCAGCAACCGGGCGAACTGTGGACGCAGTACGGCGGTCGGCTGAGCCAGCACGCCTTTGGCGCCGCGGCCACCGGCGTACTCCAGCCCGCACCCCTGGCAGGCGATGCTCATGCTCATCTCGGTGGGCGTGGTGGGTACGCCGAGCTCGCCGAAGAGCTTGCGTAGCTGGGGGTAGGTGCGGTCGTTGTGCACGATGAAACCCGAGTCGACCGGCGTCACCCGGCCGTCAGCGTCCGGCACGGAGTGTGTGTGCGCGTGGCCGCCGAGCCGGCGTGCCCCCTCGAACAGCGTCACGTCGTACTGGCGCCGCAGCAGATATGCCGCGGTCAGCCCCGAAACTCCGGAGCCGATCACCGCGACCCGCTCGCGCGCGCCCGAGCGCGCACCCATGCTCATCGTCATGTCGGTCATTCGCACCGGGCCGGTATTTGGATTGCCACTCGCGTCACAGTAGTGCGCATACCATCGCTTCATGCCGATGACGACTCCGCGCGCCGTCGCCGTCTCTCGTGTGGTGGGCCTGGTGGCCGGTGTGATCGCCGCCGCCCTCGTGGTGGTCCTCGGGCCGTTCGGCATGGGCCTCGTACTCGGTCCGCCACTCGTGGCCCTTGGACTGCTGCTCGGGGTGGTCATCGGTGAGGCGGCCCTCCGCCGTCCGCGGCGGCCAACCACGCAAGGTTGGGTGCGCGCCCTGCCCTCGGCCGTGCCGCGCAACCTCACGATCGCCGTACTCGGCGCGCTGGTGCTGGTCGTGATCGGCGTCGTGGTCGCCTGGGTTACCGCCGACGACGACACGTTCGGGCGGGGCGGACGGGCACTGCGGATCGTGTGCGTGAGCGGGCAAAGTGCGACCGCAACTCCGTGGCCGGGATCGCACTTCAGCGTGCCTCTCGCGATCGCACTCGGGGCCGGCGTACTCGCAGCGGCCATCGGCCTGCTGCTGGTCGCGCGCCATCCGGCCGGAGGCACCGAGGAGGACGACCCGCGCAGGCTGCGCTCGCGGGCCGGCCGCGCCGTCGTCGAGGGCACCGTCGCGGTGATCACCGCGGGTCTGGGCAGCATCGCGCTGACCATGGGCACGGTGCTCGTCAACATCGCCTGCGCGCCTACCGGGCTACGGATCGCCGGCTGGGTGCTGCTCGTGCTGGCCGTGGTCGCGCTGCTCGTCGCGCTGCGCTACATCGGCCGGTTGATCTTCGGCCCGGCCGGCCGCGCTCCCAGGCACGGCGCCGACTAGTGCGCCCGGCTCGGTCATGTGACCAGGCCCGCAGCGCTCTGCCCGACCCCACCGCGCCGAACCTTCTAGGGTGAATGACGTGTCCGGAACCACCGTGCGCTCAGTGCACATCCCCGATCTCACCGACCTCGCGCACCGTTCGCCCTCGGCGGAGACGTTGTGCTGGCTGCGTGACGGGCGTGGGCTGATCGGCTGGGGCGTGCTCGACCGCCTCGAGGTCACCGGACCGTCGGCGATGACCGACGGTGCCGAGTGGTTTAACGAGCGCTGCACCGAGCTCGAGATCGCCGACGAGGTACGCCGCCCCGGCAGCGGCCCGATCGCATTCGTCTCCGGGGCCTTCGAGCCCGATGTCGCGCCGACCGTCTTCGTCATCCCCCGCGTGCTGATCGGGCGTGATGAGTTCGGGTCGTGGATGACCTACGCCGGCGAGCGCCCGGAGATCCCCGAACCGCACGATGTGCCCGAACCTGGCGAGGTGCAGTACGTCGACGGCGACCGCGACTCCGCCAGCTTCCAGCGCGCCGTACGCGAGCTTGTCGCGCGCATCGATGCCGGACGGCTCGACAAGGCCGTGCTCGCCCGTGACGTCTACGCGCACACCGAGCACGACCTCGACGTACGCCACCTCATCTCGCGGCTCATTGCGACGTACGACGGCTGCTGGACCTACAGCGTCGACGGTCTGGTCGGTGCGACGCCGGAGCTGCTGCTGCGCCTTGCCGATGGTCACGTCTACAGCCGCGTGCTCGCCGGCACCGAGTGGGGCCCGGACGCGCACGAGCGGCTGCGTTCGCGCAAGAACCTCGAGGAGCACGAGTACGCCGCCGTCTCGGCCGCGGCCGCGCTGGAGAAGGTGACCATCCGGCTGTCGGTGCCCGGCGAGCCGAAGGTGCTCAGCCTGCCCAACGTCAGCCACCTCGCCACCGAGATCCGCGGCGATGTCGCTGAGGGCATCACCGCCTGCGACGTCGCCGCGGCCATGCACCCGACGGCGGCCGTGGGTGGCACCCCCACCGATATCGCGCTGCGGATGATCCGTGAGCTCGAGGGCGCCGACCGCGACCGCTACGCCGGGCCCGTCGGCTGGGTCGACTCGCATGGCAACGGCGAGTTCGGCATCGCGCTGCGCGGCGGCATCGTGCGCGGGCCGCGCACCATCCAGCTCTACGCCGGCTGCGGCATCGTCGCGGGCTCGGACCCGCAGACCGAGTGGCAGGAGACCGAGGGCAAGTTCGCGGTCATGCGCCACGCCCTCGGCAGCGACAACCTCCCGTAGCGCTGCGTGCACGTTCTGCGGTGGAACCTCTAGCGCTATCGGCCGCATAGCGTTAGAGGTTCCACCGCAGGTCGGGCGTGAGGTGCTCGGTGAACGGACGGCGGCAACTACTAGGACGTAGTACAAAGTCCCGGTGAGCGCCCAGGTCTACGATGACCTTGTCGACAGCACTCGTCGGCACGAGTCTTTCGGAGGTCCGAGCATGATCGGCACCCGCGTCCTATCGGTCGGTCACTATCAGCCAGAGCGCGTCGTGACCAACGCCGAACTCGAGAAGATCGTCGACACCAACGACGAGTGGATCCAGCGGCGAGTCGGTATCCGCGAACGCCGCTGGGCCGGCCCGGAAGAGACCGTCGACATCCTCGCCCGCAAGGCGGCGCAGGACGCGCTGGATAAGGCCGGTATGCCGGCCAGCGACATCGACACCGTCATCGTCGCGACCTGCAGCGCCTTCGACCGCTCCCCCAACATGGCCGCCCGCGTGGCCGACCAGCTGAAGATCCCCAACGCGCCCGCGACGATCGATATCAACACCGCCTGCTCGGGCTTCCCGCACGCGATCGCCATTGCGCAGCAGGCCATCGCGTTTGGCTCGACCACCAACGCGCTCGTGATCGGCTCGGAGAAGCTCTCCGACGTCACGGACTTCACCGACCGCACGACCGCCGTACTCACCGCCGACGGAGCGGGCGCGATGGTGCTGACGGCCTCCGAGGACCAGCAGATCAGCCCGGTGCTGTGGGGGTCGGTGCCGGAGATGGGTGACGCCGTACGCATCGAGCGTTCCAACGACGACAAGTTCGCCCAAAACGGCCAGTCGGTGTTTCGGTGGACGACCACCGCGCTACCGAAGATCGCCCGCGAGATCCTCGAGCGCGCAAAGGTCGAGCCCGAGGACGTCGGTGTCATCGTGCTGCACCAGGCCAACCTGCGGATCATCGAGCCGCTGGCCCGCAAGATCGGCGCCGAGCAGGCCCTGGTCGCCACGGACGTCACCGAGTCCGGCAACACCTCGGCCGCCAGCATCCCGCTCGCGCTGTCGAAGCTGATGGAGCAGACCGACATTCCCACGGGTACGCCGATCTTGATGTTCGCCTTTGGCGGCGGCCTCTCCTACGCCGGCCAGGTCATCCAAGCCCCGTAGGCACTTAACTCACGACGTTGCGGACCGCGGCGAGGACCTGATCGCTCAGGCTCCGCCGCCGCTGCCGGTCGCGCATGCGGTCCACCCGCACCTCGACGACGTCGATCCCGTCAGGGGCGTTTGCTAGCGCAGCACGCAGGTCCGACTCGGTCCCGGCGCGGCGGTACGGCGTACTCGTCGCGGTGCATAACGCCTGCAGGTCGACGCCGTGCGGCGTGCCGAAGATGCGCTCGAAGTCTGCCGCGTACTCCTCGGCGCCCTGCTCGAGCGAGGCGAAGATGGCGCCCCCGTCGTTGTTGACGACGACGATGGTGAGGTTGGGCCGCGGCTCGTCCGGACCGATGACCAGCCCCGTCGAGTCGTGCAGGAACGCCAGATCGCCGAGTACGGCGACCGCACGCGACGCAGGGTTCTCGGCCTGGTGCGCGAGCGCGGCGCCGACCGCCGTGCTGACCATGCCGTCGATGCCGGCGGCACCGCGGTTGACGACCAGGCGCTGAGGGCGACGGATCGCCCGCTCGTCGAGGTCGCGGATCGGGTTGGACGAGGCGAGCACGAGCAGATCTGGTGCGGTGTCGGCAATCGCGGCCACGGCGCGGCCAGCGTCGAACTCGGTCGCGTCGGCGATGATCGTCCGGGCAGCCCGGCCAGCGGCGTGCCAGATGCGGCTGAACACCGGGTCGGCCGTGCCGCTGAGCGCAAGCCGGTCCGCGACGATCGGCGCCTGGCCGCGCCCCATCGGGTTGACGATCCGGTCGTGTTCCATCACGAAGGTGACGTTGATGTCGGGGTTGGCGACGAGCGCCGGGATCTGGCGGTTGAGCGTCGGGCGACCCACGACGAGTACCTCGTTCGGCCCGGCCACTTCCAGCAGCTCAGGCGACTTCAGCAAAAAAGTGCCTGCCTGCAAGCATTCTTTGCCCGCGGCGACGAGCGCCGTACTCGCCTCCACGTGCACCGGGAAGCCGAGCTTGGCGGCACCTTCGACCGCGTCGGCGGCGAGCTGGGGAGTCGTGTCGCCGATGACCACGAGGGTGCGCGGCTGGAGTGCGAGCTCACACTTCTCCTGCGGTGGCTGGATAGTTACCGCCGTAGCTTGTGGCGTGAAGTGGCGGTCCTGAGCGCTCGGGACGAGTGGCGGTGTCAGGCCAAGGTCCAGCTGCACGGGGCCTCGTGAGCCCACCGCCTTCTCGATGACGGCAAGCTTCTGGTCCCAGTCGGAGGGTTCGGTGTCGGCCAGGTGCACAGTCTCCCGGGCCGCGGACCCGAAGATCCCGATCTGGTCGATGGTCTGGTTGGCGCCGGTCCCTTGAGCCGACAGAGGCCGGTTTGCCGAGACCACGATGAACGGCGTACCCGACAGGTCTGCTTCGACGACCGCTGGCTGCAGATTGGCGATGGCTGTGCCCGAGGTGGCGCACACCGCTGTCGGCCGCCCGCTCCCCTTGGCTAGCCCGAGCGCAAGGAAGCCAGCGGTGCGCTCGTCGATGCGCACATGCAGCCGCAGCGCACCGGCCCGGTCGGCGTCAGCGAGCGCGAAGGACATCGGGGCGTTGCGGCTGCCCGGCGCAAGCACCACATCCCTTACGCCCCAGGCAATCATCGTGTCGACAGCGCGTCGCGCGAGGTCGGTTGCGCTCACTTCAGCAGCTCCCCCGCCCGCTGGAGACGGTCGAGCCAGCGTTGTCTGGTGGCGTCGTCGGCGGCAACCGCGGCTGCGCGGTCGGCATCGGGACGTGCCGCCGGTACGGCGATCTGGCCGTTGTGCGCGACGAGACTGCGGGTCGTCGCGTCGTCGGTCAGCAGCCGCACCGTGTTGAGCCCGCACGCGTAGGGCAGCTCGGGCAGGGCGGCGGCGAACGTTACCGAGGCGGCGATCCCGACACTGGTTTCCAGCGCGGACGAGACAACCAGCGGCAGCTCAAGCTGCGCGGCGAGCTCCCACGCGGCCTGCACACCGCCGAGCGGCTGCACCTTCACGACCGCAACATCGGCGGCTTCCTTGCGCTGCACCAGAAGTGGGTCCTCGGCCCGGCGGATCGACTCGTCGGCCGCGATCGGTACGTGGGTACGCCGGCGTACTGCGGCAAGGTCGTCGACGGTCGGGCAGGGCTGTTCGGCGTACTCCAGTCCCCCTGCGGCTGCGTCGATCTTGGCGAGCGCATCGATCGCTTGCTCAACATCCCAGTGGGCGTTGGCATCGACCCGAATCTTGCCGTCGGCGCCGAGCGCGTCGCGGACTGCTGCGACTCGGTCGCAGTCGTCGGTGAGCGACTGGCCGGGCTCGGCGACCTTGACCTTCGCCGTGCGGCAGCCGCCGCTGTCCCGGACGATCTCCGCGGCCCGGTCGGGGCCGACCGCGGGGACGGTGCAGTTGACCGGCACGGCATCCCGGACAGGTGCGGGGTACGGCGCCGCGGCATCGGCCAGCGCTCCGCTGAGCCAGCGGGAGGCAACCTCGTCGTCGTAGTCGAGGAACGGCGAGAACTCAGTCCATCCCGCTGCGCCGCGCCACAGCACGCCCTCCCGCTCGGTAATCCCGCGGAACCGCGTCCGCATCGGGATCGAGTAGACGATGACGTCGTCGGGATCGGGAAGTCGCACGGGCACCCGGTCACGGTACCGCTACTGCGGGATTAGCGGCGCCCGTACTCGGTTCAACGAGTGACGGCGCAACTGGATGCCGGTACGGCACGCGAGGCTCTGGCGGTGACGATCGCCTGGCCGGTTCCTCGGACCCGGCCGACAGTCACGCCGCGAGAGCGCGGTCCGTAGACTCACCGGGCGTGAGCACCGTTTCGGAGATTTTCGACGAGTCCAGCTGGCGCCCGGTCGACGGGTTCGACTTCACCGACATCACCTACCACCGCAGCGTGGGTGACGAGGAGGCGAAGTCGCGCGGCGTCGTGCGCATCGCGTTCAACCGCCCCGAGGTGCGCAACGCGTTTCGGCCCAACACCGTCGATGAGCTCTACCGCGCCCTCGACCACGCCCGCATGTCGACCGACGTGGGCGCCGTACTGCTCACTGGCAACGGCCCGTCGCCCAAGGACGGCGGCTGGGCATTTTGCTCCGGTGGCGACCAGCGCATCCGCGGCAAGGACGGCTACAAGTACGCCGATGGCACGACCAGTGACACGATCGACCCGGCCCGCGCTGGGCGGCTGCACATCCTCGAGGTCCAGCGGCTGATCCGCACGATGCCGAAGGTCGTTATTTGCGTGGTCAACGGCTGGGCGGCCGGCGGCGGCCACTCGCTACACGTGGTCTGTGACCTGACGCTGGCCTCGGCTGAGCACGGCAAGTTCAAGCAGACCGACGCCGATGTCGCGTCGTTTGACGCCGGGTTCGGTTCGGCGTACCTCGCCCGGCAGGTAGGGCAGAAGTTTGCCCGCGAGATCTTCTTCCTCGGACACAAGTACTCCGCCGAGGAGGCCCACCAGATGGGCATGGTCAACAAGGTCGTCCCGCACGCCGAGCTTGAGAGGGTGGCATTGGAGTGGGGCCGGGAGATCACCCGCAAATCCCCGACCGCGCAGCGCATGTTGAAGTTTGCCTTCAACCTCATCGATGACGGGCTCGTCGGCCAGCAGGTCTTCGCCGGCGAGGCGACTCGACTCGGCTACATGACCGACGAGGCTGCCGAGGGCCGCGACTCCTTCTTGCAGAAACGCGACCCCGACTGGTCGGCGTACCCCTACCACTTCTAATGAGCCGCGCGCTTCGGCTGCTTACGGTCGACCTCGCGCCGTCGCAGCGTGACATTGCAGCAATAGCAGCGATTCTCGACTCGCCGGACCACGCGATCATCCCGCTGCACGGCTCAGCCGAGGCCGCGCATCGCGCGCTTCGGGTGGAGCTTGAGGAGCCGTTGCCGGAGTACGCCGAGCCGACCGTGCTGGCCGTCGCGACGACCGGATCGACGGGCCGTCCGAAGCTCGTGCTGCACGGTGAGTCGTCGCTGCGCGCGTCGGTCGGCGCGACGGCTGTGCGCATGGGTGGGCACGGTCAGTGGCTGCTCGCGCTGTCTTTGCCGCATATTGCTGGGATTCAGGTCGTTCTGCGGTCTGCGGTTGCCGGCGAGGATGTCGTGACGGTGGGGCCGGGCGACGAGTTCGACGCCGGGTTTGCTGCGGCCGTCGGCCGGATGACCGGTCAACGCAGGTACACGTCTCTGGTGCCCACCCAGCTTCATCGGCTGGTGTCGTCCGAGGTCGGCCGCGAGGCTCTGGGCGAGCTGGACGCCGTACTGCTCGGCGGAGCCGCGGCCGAACCGGCGCTCGTCGACGAGGCCCGCTCTCTTGGCGTCGACGTACTGACGACCTACGGCATGAGCGAGACGGCCGGGGGCTGCGTGTACGACGGCGTACCACTCGACGGCGTCGACGTCGCGATCGAGGACGGGGTCGTCGTACTCCGCGGCCCAGTGGTCGCGCAGGGCTACCGCACCCCATTGCCGGACGACCCGTTCCGCGACGGCGGTTTCGTCACCAGCGACCTCGGCGAGATCGTCGATGGCCGGCTGCGAGTGCTCGGTCGTGCGGACGACATCATCGTCACCGGCGGCAAGAAGGTGGCGCCGCCGCGGGTGGAATCCGCCCTGCGTGGCTTGCGCGACGTGGCCGACGCCGTGGTGGTCGGCGTACCCGATCCCGAATGGGGTGAGCGGGTAGCCGCACTCGTCGTGGGGCGCCCCCGTGAGATCGACGCGCTGCGTGACGAGCTGCGCGGCGCACTCGAGGGCTACGAGCTCCCGCGGGAGGTGCGGTTTGTCGACGCGCTACCGCTGAAGGGCATTGGCAAACCGGACCGACAGGCGGCTCGGGCCTTGCTCATCGGCCAGTAGGCGCGTTTTCTCTCGGATCGGCGGCAACTTCTCTCGGATCGGCGGGATTAACGTTCGGATCGGCGGGAGGTTAGTCGCGGTCGGTGATCCGAAACTCGTCCTTGATACTCAGCTGGGCGACCTTGCGCTCCTCGATCCGCTTGGCCAGCTCGACGCGCCACGCCTTCAGCACCACGAACGACAGCGGAATCGAGATCAGCGCGGCGGCCAGCAGACCCGGCAGTCCGCGGAATCCGAACGCCCAAAAGATCATCCCGAGGATGACGAAGATCCCCAGCCGGCCGACGGCGTACGCCGCCATGAGGGCCGCGATGGGCTTGCTCCCGGCGGGCTCATCTGAGGCCTTCGAGACGCTGCTGCTCTCGTCGGGGTCGGGCTCGATCGGGTCATCGGCGGGGTCGCGCTCGGTCATGCTCATCCTTTAGCGGGGGCTGCGGCGGTGTCGTCGTGGGCGGTCACCGTCTCGGGGTCTGCCGCACCATTGTCCAGGCCGTCGTCGCCGCCGACGCGACCCTCCCACTTGGTCGAGAGCGCGATCGTCGTACGCGTCCGTGCGACACCGGGGATCTGCTGAATCTGCATCAGCGTGTGCTCTAGGTCAGCGATCGTCGGCACCCGCACCTTGACGACGTACGACTCGTCGCCGGCGACGAACATGCAGTCCTCGATCTCGGGAAGCCGCCGAAGCGACTCCAGCAGTGCGACGTCGTCGTCGGCCCCGCCGGAGATCCCCACCAGCGCCGTGACGCCCAGACCAATCGCCTCTTGGCTCACCGAGGCGTGATAACCGGTGATGACGCCGGCGGCCTCGAGCTTGCCGACGCGGTCATGCACGGCTGGCGACG
The nucleotide sequence above comes from Epidermidibacterium keratini. Encoded proteins:
- a CDS encoding AMP-binding protein; translated protein: MSRALRLLTVDLAPSQRDIAAIAAILDSPDHAIIPLHGSAEAAHRALRVELEEPLPEYAEPTVLAVATTGSTGRPKLVLHGESSLRASVGATAVRMGGHGQWLLALSLPHIAGIQVVLRSAVAGEDVVTVGPGDEFDAGFAAAVGRMTGQRRYTSLVPTQLHRLVSSEVGREALGELDAVLLGGAAAEPALVDEARSLGVDVLTTYGMSETAGGCVYDGVPLDGVDVAIEDGVVVLRGPVVAQGYRTPLPDDPFRDGGFVTSDLGEIVDGRLRVLGRADDIIVTGGKKVAPPRVESALRGLRDVADAVVVGVPDPEWGERVAALVVGRPREIDALRDELRGALEGYELPREVRFVDALPLKGIGKPDRQAARALLIGQ
- a CDS encoding DUF4229 domain-containing protein codes for the protein MTERDPADDPIEPDPDESSSVSKASDEPAGSKPIAALMAAYAVGRLGIFVILGMIFWAFGFRGLPGLLAAALISIPLSFVVLKAWRVELAKRIEERKVAQLSIKDEFRITDRD
- a CDS encoding Lrp/AsnC family transcriptional regulator: MDDVDAKLIELLRRSGRLSYAELGRTVGLSSPAVHDRVGKLEAAGVITGYHASVSQEAIGLGVTALVGISGGADDDVALLESLRRLPEIEDCMFVAGDESYVVKVRVPTIADLEHTLMQIQQIPGVARTRTTIALSTKWEGRVGGDDGLDNGAADPETVTAHDDTAAAPAKG